One stretch of Tenacibaculum sp. MAR_2010_89 DNA includes these proteins:
- a CDS encoding DUF3810 domain-containing protein, whose translation MKYSKTNILLAILLPIQVLLVQFLSQKPIWIEQYYSNGIYKIISKTLRAILGWIPFSFGDIIGLLLILLFIKGLYKLIKTKFTTFIPQLLKLLSFFSVIYFCFYTFWGLNYFREPLAKNLGLQQSEYTTSQLYNATEKIATQLTKIHFQITQNDTLEVIVPYSSKKIYQLAPNGFDELAKIYPQLSYKTSSVKSSLVSLLQSYNGTSGYINPITGEAQVNNQIPKTGYASTTCHEMAHQIGWSAENDANFVGFLACINNNDIYFKYAGYRMAFRYCINELHKRDKKLANTLKKTVNKGVFKDYKNSYLHWKQFDNPIEPYLKKGYNSYLKANNQANGIKSYSYVVDLLIAYFKNN comes from the coding sequence ATGAAATACTCTAAAACAAACATTTTATTAGCAATATTATTACCTATTCAAGTACTATTAGTGCAATTTTTAAGCCAAAAACCAATTTGGATTGAGCAGTATTATAGCAACGGGATTTATAAAATAATATCAAAAACACTTCGTGCAATTTTAGGATGGATTCCTTTTTCTTTTGGTGATATTATAGGACTTCTTTTAATACTTCTTTTTATAAAAGGACTTTATAAATTAATCAAAACTAAATTTACAACTTTCATTCCTCAATTACTAAAACTTCTTTCGTTTTTTTCAGTAATTTATTTTTGCTTTTATACTTTTTGGGGCTTGAATTATTTTAGAGAACCTTTGGCAAAAAACTTAGGATTACAACAATCTGAATACACCACTAGTCAGCTTTATAATGCTACTGAAAAAATAGCTACTCAATTAACAAAAATTCATTTTCAAATTACTCAAAATGACACGCTAGAAGTTATTGTACCGTATTCTTCAAAAAAAATATACCAATTAGCTCCTAATGGTTTTGATGAATTAGCTAAGATTTACCCACAACTTTCCTATAAAACATCGTCTGTAAAAAGTTCATTAGTTAGTTTGTTACAATCATATAATGGCACTTCTGGATACATTAATCCAATAACAGGGGAAGCTCAAGTAAACAATCAAATTCCTAAAACAGGATATGCCTCTACTACTTGCCATGAGATGGCACATCAAATTGGATGGTCTGCTGAAAACGATGCTAACTTTGTAGGTTTTTTAGCTTGCATAAACAATAATGATATTTATTTTAAATATGCTGGTTATAGAATGGCTTTTCGTTACTGTATAAATGAGCTACACAAACGAGATAAAAAGCTTGCCAATACTCTTAAAAAAACAGTAAATAAAGGTGTTTTTAAAGATTATAAAAACAGTTATTTACATTGGAAACAATTTGACAACCCTATTGAACCTTATTTAAAGAAAGGCTATAATTCATATTTAAAAGCAAACAATCAAGCTAATGGGATTAAATCTTACAGTTATGTAGTAGATTTGCTTATTGCTTATTTTAAAAACAACTAA
- the dnaB gene encoding replicative DNA helicase — protein sequence MEKMQSVRGTKIDKARIVSLEKGKLPPQALDLEEAVLGAMMIDKKGIDTVIDILHPEAFYDKRHQEIYTAIYALFQNSEPIDLLSVSNQLRKNAKLELVGGDFYIIGLTQKVASSAHIEFHSRIILEKYIQRKLITISSEIIENAYDETVDVFDLLDDAEGKLFEVTQGNLKKGAEKADSLVQQSITKIQEISTKEGMSGLATGFTKLDALTSGWQPSDLIIIAARPGMGKTAFVISMAKNMAIDFNHAVAVFSLEMSSVQLITRMISSETGLTSEKLRKGNLEPHEWEQLNVKVKKLSDAPIFIDDTPALSIFDLRAKARRLVSQHDVKILVIDYLQLMTAGGSGGNREQEISTISRNLKALGKELNIPVIALSQLSRSVETRGGSKRPLLSDLRESGAIEQDADIVSFIFRPEYYGMTEWDDDDHSPCEGQGEFIVAKHRNGGLDNIRLKFTGHLAKFSDLEEGFSSEFQSSMNSSFNDEVASNNFTSPEDAFGPSDNGGMDDVPF from the coding sequence ATGGAGAAAATGCAATCAGTTAGAGGTACAAAAATAGATAAAGCACGTATTGTTAGTTTAGAAAAAGGGAAGCTTCCACCACAAGCTTTAGACCTTGAAGAAGCTGTTTTGGGTGCTATGATGATTGATAAAAAAGGAATTGATACCGTAATTGATATTTTACATCCTGAAGCGTTTTACGACAAACGTCATCAAGAAATTTACACTGCTATATATGCACTTTTCCAAAATTCTGAACCTATTGATTTATTATCTGTATCGAATCAGCTAAGGAAAAATGCAAAATTAGAACTAGTAGGTGGCGACTTTTATATTATAGGTTTAACACAAAAAGTAGCTTCATCTGCACATATTGAATTTCACTCAAGAATTATTCTTGAAAAATATATTCAACGTAAGTTAATTACTATTTCTTCTGAAATCATTGAAAATGCATATGATGAAACTGTTGATGTTTTTGATTTATTAGATGATGCTGAAGGGAAATTATTTGAGGTAACTCAAGGTAACCTTAAGAAAGGGGCAGAAAAAGCAGATTCATTAGTACAACAATCTATAACAAAGATCCAGGAAATTTCTACCAAAGAAGGAATGAGTGGTTTGGCAACAGGTTTTACAAAATTAGATGCATTAACTTCTGGTTGGCAACCTTCCGATTTAATTATTATTGCAGCTCGTCCTGGTATGGGAAAAACTGCCTTCGTAATATCGATGGCTAAAAATATGGCTATTGATTTTAATCATGCAGTAGCTGTGTTTTCATTAGAGATGTCATCTGTACAATTAATAACCCGTATGATTTCTTCGGAAACAGGGTTAACATCTGAGAAATTACGTAAAGGAAATCTAGAGCCTCATGAATGGGAACAATTAAATGTTAAGGTTAAAAAACTTTCTGATGCTCCAATTTTTATTGATGATACTCCAGCATTATCAATTTTTGATTTACGTGCAAAAGCACGACGTTTAGTATCGCAACATGATGTTAAAATATTAGTTATTGATTATTTACAGTTAATGACAGCTGGTGGGTCAGGTGGTAATCGTGAACAGGAAATTTCTACTATTTCACGAAACTTAAAAGCTCTTGGTAAAGAATTAAATATACCGGTTATTGCTTTATCACAATTATCACGTTCGGTAGAAACTCGTGGAGGTAGTAAACGACCATTATTATCCGATCTTCGTGAATCTGGAGCAATTGAGCAGGATGCGGATATTGTATCGTTTATTTTTAGACCTGAGTATTATGGAATGACTGAGTGGGATGATGATGATCATTCTCCATGTGAAGGACAAGGAGAATTTATTGTTGCAAAACATCGTAATGGTGGATTGGATAATATACGTTTGAAATTTACTGGTCACTTAGCAAAGTTCTCAGATTTAGAAGAAGGATTTAGTAGTGAATTCCAATCAAGTATGAATTCAAGTTTTAATGATGAAGTTGCATCAAACAATTTTACTTCTCCTGAAGATGCTTTTGGCCCTTCTGATAATGGTGGTATGGATGACGTTCCTTTTTAA
- a CDS encoding asparagine synthetase B: MKKTIYTLIFIFLSNTIWASFIYVPMSHDNQKNHLKAYGIVYYALQNGLKAKWLLNYDGGAFLIENNEAIEKECKIRGVSYKIISDAKSQLILEGISSPSKNQEAVTLEKAPKIAVYSPKNKMPWDDAVTMVLTYAEIPFDVVYDDDVLGDKLLLYEWLHLHHEDFTGQYGRFYGAFRTAPWYIQQKIDAEALAKKLGYNKVSEEKAAVAKKIRDYVIGGGFMFAMCSATDSFDIALAADGVDICEGMFDGDPSEPSYQSKIDFTKTFAFKDFELIRNPTTYEFSSIDMTRKRRINKETDYFTLKEFSAKWDQVPTMLTQSHTQLVKGFMGQTTSFDRKLIKSTVMVLGDSKTNGEARYIHGTKGKGMFTFYGGHDPEDYQHRVGDPKTELDLHPTSPGYRLILNNVLFPAAKKKKQKT, encoded by the coding sequence ATGAAGAAAACGATATACACATTAATTTTTATATTCTTATCAAATACTATTTGGGCATCATTTATTTATGTGCCAATGAGCCACGATAATCAAAAAAATCATTTAAAAGCATACGGAATTGTTTATTATGCGTTGCAAAACGGTTTAAAAGCAAAATGGTTATTAAATTATGATGGAGGTGCTTTTTTAATTGAAAACAACGAAGCTATAGAGAAGGAGTGTAAAATTCGAGGGGTTTCATATAAGATAATAAGTGATGCAAAATCACAACTAATTTTAGAAGGAATTTCCTCACCCTCAAAAAATCAAGAGGCGGTAACATTAGAAAAGGCTCCAAAAATAGCAGTATATTCTCCAAAAAATAAAATGCCTTGGGATGATGCAGTTACAATGGTTTTAACCTATGCTGAAATTCCTTTTGATGTTGTATATGATGATGATGTATTAGGAGATAAATTATTATTGTATGAATGGTTACATCTTCATCATGAGGATTTTACAGGCCAATATGGACGTTTTTATGGAGCTTTCAGAACTGCGCCTTGGTATATTCAACAAAAGATAGATGCTGAAGCGTTAGCTAAAAAATTAGGCTATAATAAGGTATCTGAAGAAAAAGCAGCAGTAGCTAAAAAAATAAGAGATTATGTAATTGGTGGAGGTTTTATGTTTGCTATGTGTTCTGCTACCGATAGTTTTGATATCGCTTTAGCTGCAGATGGAGTTGATATTTGCGAAGGAATGTTTGATGGAGATCCTTCGGAACCAAGTTATCAATCAAAAATAGATTTTACTAAAACTTTTGCATTTAAAGATTTTGAATTAATTAGAAACCCAACTACTTACGAGTTTTCTTCAATTGATATGACTAGAAAACGTAGAATTAATAAAGAGACTGATTATTTTACATTGAAAGAATTTTCTGCAAAGTGGGATCAAGTACCAACAATGCTTACTCAAAGCCATACGCAATTAGTAAAAGGTTTTATGGGGCAAACTACTTCATTTGACAGAAAGTTGATAAAATCTACTGTGATGGTGTTAGGAGATAGTAAAACCAACGGAGAAGCACGATATATTCATGGTACGAAAGGAAAGGGGATGTTTACTTTTTATGGAGGTCACGATCCAGAAGATTACCAACATAGAGTTGGAGACCCAAAAACTGAATTAGATTTGCACCCAACATCACCTGGGTATCGCTTAATTTTAAATAATGTGTTGTTTCCTGCCGCTAAAAAGAAGAAACAAAAAACCTAA
- a CDS encoding S41 family peptidase: MKHLSLLFTFLTLQLFSQEAPNWLRHSSISPDGKEIVFTYKGDLYKVPSTGGNAIQLTFHKAHDYKAIWSKDSKKIAFSSNRYGNFDIFIMDARGGEAKRLTFHSGDEVPFTFSANNKDVIFGAQRQDLVNHRQYPTGSQPELYSVPTIAGRVSQLFTVPAEYVQVSKNGNTMLYHDKKGGENEWRKHHKSSITRDIWKYDTKNNTHKMITSFAGEDRHPFFSEDEKSMYYLSEKSGSFNVHKMNINNSNQDQQLTNFKLHPVRFLSIGNGILSFGYDGELYTMKEGKKPSKVSVIIRTQDKDNSDKFISINGGVNEMAISPNGKEIAFISRGEVFVTSVNESFTKRLTNTPERERFVTWSADGKSVVYSSERNGKWSIYKTEKVRKEEPFFFASTLVKESPIIENKLDNYLPEFSPDSSKIAFVEGRRTLKVMDLKTKKQVTLLTPKDLFHMSDGDKYFTWSPDSKWLLVGWSKTLSNSEVLLMAADGTKRINLTESGYRDYYPKWVNGGKQMLWFSNRNGLKSYATSGRSQTDVHSMFFTQEAWDEFNLSDEEFKLMKAIKAIKAEQKKKEKKKATDKKDKKDKKKDKKKAKDKKDVKPLTFDWDSMKDRTKRLTIHSSSLGDAVLSKKGDILYYLARFEGKMNLWSTNLRTKETKMVMRLNANFGSLQWDKQMKNLYLLSGGRISKISPAKKSKKSVKIKGEMMLNTDAEREAMFNHVWIRTNAIFYHPDFHGTDWNKMKREYKKYLPSIGNSFEFSEMLSEMLGELNVSHAGAGYRTSIRNADATASLGIFMNYNHKDNGILIDEIIKDGPLDKSSFNVKAGMIIEKIDGVTINKNEDVAKYLNRKAGKFVLLDIKDPKTKKEQSITVKPISLGQEGRLLYKRWVNINEKEVNKLSNGKLGYVHIPGMSDGPYRSIYKDIMGKFSERKGIIIDTRFNGGGDLVADLAMFFTGVPFISYETEAKVVGGEPTSRWTKPTLSIFNESMYSDGHCYAAGYTDLKIGKTVGMPVPGTCSFAGWEGLPNGSYWGVVPVSAKDKSGRWMENNQTMPMIKVKNMPGIIDNGRDQQLERSVSEMLKDIK; the protein is encoded by the coding sequence ATGAAACACCTTTCACTACTATTTACATTTTTAACACTACAACTCTTCTCACAAGAGGCCCCAAATTGGTTAAGACACTCTTCAATATCCCCAGATGGAAAAGAGATTGTTTTTACTTATAAAGGCGATTTATATAAAGTTCCTTCAACCGGTGGTAATGCAATTCAATTAACTTTTCATAAAGCACACGATTACAAGGCAATTTGGAGTAAAGACAGTAAAAAAATTGCATTTTCTTCTAATAGATATGGAAATTTTGACATTTTTATTATGGATGCCAGAGGTGGTGAAGCAAAAAGGTTAACTTTTCACTCTGGTGATGAAGTTCCTTTTACTTTTTCTGCAAACAATAAAGATGTTATTTTCGGAGCGCAACGTCAAGATCTAGTAAATCATAGACAATATCCTACAGGCTCTCAACCAGAATTATATAGTGTACCTACAATTGCTGGACGAGTTAGCCAACTGTTCACCGTACCTGCTGAATATGTTCAGGTTTCTAAAAACGGTAACACCATGTTATACCACGATAAAAAAGGTGGTGAAAATGAATGGCGTAAGCATCATAAATCTTCTATTACTAGAGATATATGGAAGTATGATACCAAAAATAATACTCATAAAATGATTACTTCTTTTGCTGGAGAAGACAGGCATCCTTTTTTCTCTGAAGATGAAAAGAGTATGTATTATTTAAGCGAGAAAAGTGGCTCTTTTAATGTTCATAAAATGAATATTAACAATTCGAATCAGGATCAACAATTAACTAACTTCAAATTACATCCAGTACGTTTTTTAAGTATTGGTAATGGTATTTTAAGTTTTGGATACGATGGTGAGTTATATACAATGAAAGAAGGTAAAAAACCTTCTAAAGTATCAGTTATTATTAGAACTCAAGATAAAGATAATAGTGATAAATTCATATCAATCAATGGTGGTGTTAATGAAATGGCAATATCTCCAAATGGAAAAGAAATAGCTTTTATTTCTAGGGGTGAAGTTTTTGTTACTTCTGTAAACGAATCTTTTACTAAAAGATTAACTAACACACCAGAAAGAGAACGCTTTGTAACTTGGTCTGCTGATGGAAAATCAGTTGTATATAGTAGTGAAAGAAATGGGAAATGGAGTATTTATAAAACAGAAAAAGTTAGAAAAGAAGAACCTTTCTTTTTTGCTTCTACTCTAGTTAAAGAATCTCCAATTATAGAAAACAAATTAGATAATTATTTACCTGAGTTTTCACCTGACAGTTCTAAAATAGCATTTGTTGAAGGAAGGCGTACATTAAAGGTAATGGACTTAAAAACTAAAAAGCAAGTAACTTTATTAACTCCTAAAGATTTATTTCACATGAGTGATGGAGATAAATATTTTACTTGGAGCCCTGATAGTAAATGGCTATTAGTTGGATGGAGCAAAACATTAAGCAATAGCGAAGTGTTATTAATGGCTGCTGACGGAACTAAACGTATAAACCTAACTGAAAGTGGTTATAGAGATTATTATCCGAAATGGGTTAATGGAGGAAAACAAATGTTATGGTTTAGTAATAGAAACGGATTAAAATCTTATGCTACAAGTGGACGTTCACAAACTGATGTTCACAGTATGTTTTTTACTCAAGAAGCTTGGGACGAATTTAATCTTAGCGATGAGGAGTTTAAATTAATGAAGGCCATTAAAGCTATTAAGGCTGAACAAAAAAAGAAAGAGAAGAAAAAAGCTACTGACAAGAAAGATAAAAAAGACAAGAAAAAAGATAAAAAGAAAGCTAAAGACAAAAAAGATGTAAAGCCACTTACTTTTGACTGGGATAGTATGAAAGATAGAACCAAAAGATTAACTATACATTCTTCTAGCCTTGGTGATGCTGTTTTATCTAAAAAAGGTGATATTTTATATTATTTAGCACGTTTTGAAGGTAAAATGAATCTTTGGAGTACAAATTTACGAACCAAAGAAACAAAAATGGTAATGCGATTAAATGCCAATTTCGGTTCTTTACAATGGGATAAGCAAATGAAAAACTTATACCTTTTAAGTGGTGGTAGAATTTCAAAAATTAGTCCAGCTAAAAAGAGTAAAAAGTCAGTGAAAATAAAAGGTGAAATGATGCTGAATACCGATGCTGAAAGAGAAGCAATGTTTAATCACGTATGGATAAGAACCAATGCTATTTTTTACCACCCTGATTTTCATGGAACTGATTGGAATAAAATGAAAAGAGAATATAAAAAATACTTACCTTCTATTGGTAATTCTTTTGAATTCTCTGAAATGCTTTCTGAAATGTTAGGTGAATTAAACGTATCTCATGCTGGGGCTGGTTACAGAACAAGTATTAGAAATGCAGATGCAACTGCTTCATTAGGTATTTTTATGAATTACAATCATAAAGATAATGGTATTTTAATTGATGAAATTATCAAAGATGGACCACTTGATAAATCATCTTTCAATGTCAAAGCTGGTATGATAATAGAAAAAATTGACGGTGTTACCATTAATAAAAATGAAGATGTTGCCAAATATTTAAATAGAAAAGCAGGGAAATTTGTATTACTTGATATTAAAGATCCAAAAACAAAAAAAGAACAATCAATAACTGTTAAACCTATCTCTTTAGGTCAAGAAGGTCGTTTACTATATAAAAGATGGGTTAACATCAATGAAAAAGAGGTAAACAAATTAAGTAATGGTAAATTAGGTTATGTGCATATTCCAGGAATGAGCGATGGTCCTTATAGAAGTATTTATAAAGACATCATGGGGAAATTTTCAGAACGTAAAGGAATTATTATCGATACACGTTTTAATGGTGGTGGTGATCTAGTAGCAGATTTAGCTATGTTCTTTACAGGTGTTCCTTTTATTTCTTATGAAACAGAAGCTAAAGTAGTTGGAGGTGAACCTACTTCTCGTTGGACTAAACCAACACTATCTATTTTTAATGAAAGCATGTATTCTGACGGACATTGTTATGCTGCTGGATATACAGATCTTAAAATTGGAAAAACTGTAGGTATGCCAGTTCCTGGTACTTGTAGCTTTGCAGGATGGGAAGGTTTACCAAACGGAAGCTACTGGGGAGTTGTTCCTGTAAGTGCTAAAGATAAGTCGGGAAGATGGATGGAAAACAATCAAACGATGCCTATGATTAAAGTAAAAAATATGCCAGGTATTATTGATAACGGTCGTGATCAACAATTAGAACGATCTGTATCTGAAATGCTGAAAGACATCAAGTAA
- a CDS encoding transketolase, with protein sequence MPTTQQLQDFTQQVRRDIVRMVHAVSSGHPGGSLGCAEFFTCLYQEIMDYSTDFKMDGENEDLFFLSNGHISPVYYSVLARSGFFPVAELATFRKLDTRLQGHPTTHDHLPGIRIASGSLGQGMSVAIGAAQAKKLNGDDKIVYTLHGDGELQEGQIWEAAMYASAKKVDNLISTVDVNEKQIDGTTDQVLAMGSLKAKFEAFGWDVLEVKEGNNVEAILSGMADAKSRTGKGKPVCVLLYTEMGNGIDFMMNTHAWHGKAPNDEQLEASLAQNPETLGDY encoded by the coding sequence ATGCCAACAACACAACAACTTCAAGATTTTACACAACAAGTTAGAAGAGATATAGTTCGCATGGTTCATGCGGTTAGTTCTGGGCATCCAGGTGGTTCATTAGGATGTGCTGAGTTCTTTACTTGTTTGTATCAAGAAATCATGGATTATTCTACTGATTTTAAAATGGATGGTGAAAATGAAGATTTATTCTTTTTGTCAAACGGACACATATCACCTGTTTACTATAGTGTGTTAGCACGTAGTGGTTTTTTTCCTGTTGCTGAGTTAGCAACATTTAGAAAATTAGATACACGTTTACAAGGGCATCCTACAACTCATGATCATTTACCGGGTATTCGTATTGCTTCAGGTTCATTAGGACAAGGAATGAGTGTCGCTATTGGAGCAGCTCAAGCTAAAAAGTTAAACGGAGATGATAAAATTGTATATACATTACATGGTGATGGTGAATTACAAGAAGGTCAAATTTGGGAAGCTGCAATGTATGCATCAGCTAAAAAGGTAGATAATTTAATTTCTACAGTTGATGTAAATGAAAAGCAAATTGACGGAACAACTGACCAAGTATTAGCTATGGGAAGTTTGAAAGCTAAGTTCGAAGCTTTTGGTTGGGATGTACTTGAGGTTAAAGAAGGAAATAATGTAGAAGCTATTTTAAGTGGAATGGCTGATGCAAAATCAAGAACAGGTAAAGGAAAACCAGTTTGTGTGTTATTATATACTGAAATGGGGAATGGGATTGATTTTATGATGAATACACATGCATGGCATGGTAAAGCACCTAATGACGAGCAGTTAGAGGCTTCATTAGCACAGAACCCTGAAACTTTAGGAGACTACTAA
- the bshA gene encoding N-acetyl-alpha-D-glucosaminyl L-malate synthase BshA yields MKIGIVCYPTFGGSGVVATELGMALADKGHEVHFITYNQPVRLDFFSHRLHFHEVMLEEYPLFQYQPYELALSSKMVEVVEKNQLEVLHVHYAIPHAYAAYMAKKMLLDKGINVKVVTTLHGTDITLVGSHPTYKTAVEFSINKSDEVTTVSQSLKDDTLRLFNIDKDIKVVYNFIDGEKYDKAHQTECQRSALANENERILTHISNFRPVKRTDDVIKIFNKVQKEIPSKLLMVGDGPERIKAENLVNELGLQDKVLFLGNSNEVAKILCYSDVFLLPSETESFGLAALEAMAASTVVVSTNSGGLPEVNIHNKTGFLSDVGDVADMAKNAIYVLKEDEVLNEFKINAKKHIELFSLEHVLPQYESIYKKCYIGV; encoded by the coding sequence ATGAAGATAGGAATTGTGTGTTATCCAACTTTTGGAGGTAGTGGAGTAGTGGCAACAGAGTTAGGAATGGCACTTGCTGATAAAGGCCATGAAGTACATTTTATTACATACAATCAACCAGTTCGCTTAGATTTTTTTTCACATAGATTGCATTTTCATGAAGTAATGTTAGAAGAATATCCATTATTTCAATACCAGCCTTATGAATTAGCTTTATCAAGTAAAATGGTTGAAGTAGTAGAGAAAAATCAATTAGAAGTATTGCATGTACACTATGCTATACCACATGCATATGCTGCTTATATGGCTAAAAAAATGTTGTTAGATAAAGGTATAAATGTTAAAGTAGTAACAACATTACATGGTACAGATATCACTTTAGTAGGAAGTCATCCTACTTATAAAACAGCTGTTGAGTTTAGTATTAATAAATCTGATGAAGTAACAACAGTTTCTCAAAGTTTAAAAGATGATACATTACGACTATTTAATATAGATAAAGATATAAAGGTTGTTTATAATTTTATTGATGGAGAAAAATACGATAAAGCTCATCAAACAGAATGTCAAAGAAGTGCTTTAGCGAATGAAAATGAGCGTATTTTAACTCATATTAGTAATTTTAGACCAGTAAAACGTACTGATGATGTTATTAAAATTTTTAATAAAGTACAAAAAGAAATTCCATCTAAACTATTAATGGTTGGAGACGGACCAGAACGTATAAAAGCTGAGAATTTAGTAAATGAATTAGGGCTCCAAGATAAAGTATTGTTTTTAGGGAATAGCAATGAAGTAGCCAAAATTTTGTGTTATTCAGATGTGTTTTTACTACCTTCAGAAACTGAAAGTTTTGGATTGGCAGCTTTGGAAGCAATGGCAGCAAGTACGGTTGTAGTATCTACTAATTCTGGAGGGCTTCCTGAAGTTAATATTCATAATAAAACTGGTTTTTTAAGTGATGTTGGAGATGTTGCTGATATGGCTAAAAACGCTATCTACGTTTTAAAAGAAGATGAAGTATTAAATGAATTTAAAATAAATGCAAAGAAGCACATTGAATTGTTTTCATTAGAGCATGTATTACCACAATATGAAAGCATTTATAAAAAGTGTTATATAGGAGTTTAA
- a CDS encoding sigma-70 family RNA polymerase sigma factor, which translates to MEFNTIWNTYNSHLLNFVKSKIEDKIHAEDILQEIGLKLYAVLNKGEKINNYKSWLFQVARNLIIDYYRKEKVKKNRESTYSEINDEGICVCDLSSFVIQNYLPKKYGIPLYKSDIEKKSQKVIANELNISLPAAKSRIQRARVKLKELIEECVTITYNKNGTIVDYQLKNTCEIPKELQEEIKRINLTL; encoded by the coding sequence ATGGAATTTAATACAATTTGGAATACATATAATAGTCACTTATTAAATTTTGTAAAGTCAAAAATTGAAGATAAGATTCATGCAGAAGATATTTTGCAAGAAATAGGACTTAAATTGTATGCAGTATTAAATAAAGGAGAAAAGATAAATAATTATAAATCGTGGCTTTTTCAGGTAGCAAGGAATTTGATAATTGATTATTATAGAAAAGAAAAAGTAAAAAAGAATAGAGAAAGTACATATTCTGAAATAAATGATGAGGGAATTTGTGTTTGTGACTTGTCAAGTTTTGTCATTCAAAATTACTTACCTAAAAAGTATGGAATTCCTTTGTATAAGAGTGATATAGAAAAAAAATCGCAAAAAGTAATTGCTAATGAATTAAATATATCATTACCAGCAGCTAAATCAAGAATACAAAGAGCAAGGGTTAAGTTAAAAGAATTAATAGAAGAATGTGTAACAATAACGTACAATAAAAACGGTACAATTGTAGACTATCAATTAAAGAATACTTGCGAAATACCTAAAGAACTTCAAGAGGAAATTAAAAGAATAAATTTAACGTTATAA